One window of the Gammaproteobacteria bacterium genome contains the following:
- a CDS encoding EAL domain-containing protein, which produces MKEPPLPPDESARLSTLHALSILDTPPEARFDRITRFATRLFDVPIALISLVDAERQWFKSCQGLAVSETPRGISFCGHTILGDHAMVVPDARLDERFADNPLVTGAPHIRFYAGFPISAPNGSRLGTLCLIDYRPRHLDQEQLNTLHELAVWAQHELYSAELARAFTLSQQNTLLLAEIADRTRAEQALREMATALEHAVEGIARLDAEGRFRMVNKAYADMVGYAPEDLIGAERSLTVQPDDLGLMQAAYQRVRESGKADVEARALRKDGSIFYKHAVMVGIYDEHNNFSGHYCLMSDITERKQAEERLKQLALYDSLTGLPNRQLLDDRLRQIIRDADREDCQVAVLFMDIDYFKYVNDTFGHSAGDKLLKMVAEHLSNGLRTSDTIARLGGDEFAIVLPGIHHTDEVADMIRKIQKLLDLPFVIDDREIHVSVSIGITLYPLDEEGVEGLLKSADTAMYHAKESGRNTFRFYTPDLHNRASRRLTLESGLRRALERAELLLHYQPIVTLHTGAIIGMEALLRWDQPEEGLIAPLEFIPVAEETGLIVPIGAWVLQAACAQTRILQQMGLPPLRLAVNLSPRQLRQKDFLQTVRKALEESGFAASRLDLELTESMLMRDPEDAIQCLEALKMDGVSCSLDDFGTGHSSLSTLKRCPIDCLKIDRSFVRDIATDPNDAAIVKTIIAMARTLNMKVIAEGVETSEQLQFLREEGCDMAQGYYFSKPLPADEFAGLVQSWERTQMFKFELR; this is translated from the coding sequence ATGAAAGAACCGCCGCTGCCACCCGACGAATCAGCAAGGCTGTCGACGCTGCATGCCCTGTCCATCCTGGATACGCCTCCCGAGGCGCGCTTTGATCGCATTACGCGCTTTGCCACCCGGCTGTTCGATGTACCGATCGCGCTCATTAGCCTGGTGGACGCCGAGCGCCAGTGGTTCAAATCCTGTCAAGGATTGGCTGTCTCCGAAACGCCACGCGGTATTTCATTTTGTGGCCACACCATTCTGGGAGATCATGCCATGGTCGTTCCCGACGCGCGGCTCGACGAACGCTTCGCCGATAATCCATTAGTGACAGGAGCGCCGCATATCCGTTTCTACGCCGGCTTCCCGATCAGCGCACCGAACGGCAGCCGGCTTGGCACCCTCTGCCTCATAGACTACCGCCCGCGCCATCTGGATCAGGAGCAACTCAACACACTGCACGAGCTTGCTGTGTGGGCACAGCATGAATTGTACAGCGCGGAACTCGCGCGCGCCTTCACCTTATCACAGCAAAATACCTTATTGCTTGCCGAGATCGCCGACCGTACCAGAGCGGAACAGGCACTGCGCGAAATGGCCACCGCACTGGAACATGCTGTGGAGGGAATCGCGCGGCTGGATGCAGAGGGGCGCTTTCGTATGGTCAACAAGGCCTACGCCGACATGGTCGGTTACGCGCCAGAAGATCTGATCGGCGCCGAGCGATCGCTGACAGTGCAGCCGGATGACCTTGGCCTGATGCAGGCCGCCTACCAGCGCGTGCGGGAGAGTGGAAAGGCTGATGTGGAAGCCAGGGCACTGCGCAAAGATGGTTCGATTTTCTACAAACATGCAGTGATGGTCGGAATCTACGACGAGCACAATAATTTCTCCGGTCACTACTGCCTCATGAGCGACATCACCGAGCGCAAACAGGCCGAGGAGCGCCTCAAGCAGCTTGCGCTGTATGACTCTCTGACCGGGCTTCCCAATCGACAGCTGCTTGATGACCGCCTGCGGCAGATTATAAGGGATGCCGACCGCGAGGATTGCCAAGTCGCCGTGCTATTCATGGACATCGATTACTTTAAATATGTCAACGATACCTTCGGACACAGCGCGGGTGACAAGCTGCTTAAGATGGTGGCCGAGCATCTCAGCAACGGCCTCCGGACGAGCGATACCATTGCCCGCCTCGGAGGGGATGAATTTGCCATAGTGCTCCCCGGCATTCATCACACGGACGAAGTCGCCGATATGATCCGGAAAATCCAGAAACTGCTGGATCTTCCTTTCGTTATTGATGATCGGGAGATACATGTGAGCGTAAGCATCGGTATCACCCTGTACCCGCTGGATGAGGAGGGTGTGGAAGGGCTCCTCAAAAGTGCCGACACCGCCATGTATCATGCCAAGGAGTCCGGGCGTAACACCTTCAGATTCTACACACCCGATCTCCATAATCGCGCCAGCCGACGCCTGACTCTGGAAAGCGGTCTACGCCGCGCTTTGGAGAGAGCAGAGCTCCTGCTGCACTACCAGCCGATAGTGACTCTCCATACTGGAGCAATCATCGGCATGGAAGCCCTGTTACGCTGGGACCAGCCCGAAGAAGGGCTTATCGCACCGCTGGAGTTCATCCCTGTGGCCGAGGAAACCGGGCTGATTGTTCCCATTGGCGCATGGGTACTGCAAGCTGCCTGCGCGCAGACACGGATCTTGCAGCAGATGGGCCTTCCTCCATTGCGCTTGGCGGTAAATCTGTCGCCCCGGCAGTTGCGGCAAAAGGATTTCCTGCAGACGGTCAGGAAGGCGCTCGAGGAAAGCGGCTTCGCGGCATCCAGACTCGATCTTGAATTGACCGAGAGCATGCTGATGCGCGATCCGGAGGATGCCATCCAGTGCCTGGAGGCGCTAAAAATGGACGGCGTATCCTGCTCGCTTGATGACTTTGGTACGGGCCATTCATCCCTGAGCACCCTCAAGCGCTGCCCCATTGATTGCTTGAAAATAGACCGCAGCTTCGTACGTGACATTGCCACTGACCCCAATGATGCCGCGATAGTAAAGACCATCATCGCCATGGCCCGCACGCTCAACATGAAAGTCATCGCGGAGGGAGTGGAGACCTCCGAGCAGCTCCAGTTTCTGCGCGAAGAGGGCTGCGACATGGCCCAAGGCTACTACTTCAGCAAGCCGCTCCCGGCCGATGAGTTTGCCGGGTTAGTCCAGAGTTGGGAGCGGACACAGATGTTCAAATTCGAGCTTCGCTAA
- a CDS encoding aspartate ammonia-lyase, with product MNDSSFRTERDSLGDLRVPAHAWYGAQTTRAVANFPISGRCPDRDFVLAHVRVKRAAAAANQQCGQLEDALAQAITTACDDILAGNHLDQFVVDRFQAGAGTSHNMNSNEVIANLANATLGAECGTYHPVHPNDHVNMGQSTNDTIPTAIRLAVLAKLPRLVKAVHDMASEYARIGAREADTVKSARTHLQDAVPTTVGREFNAYAWTLTRCAERLQEARPPLCDIGLGGSAAGTGLNTAPGYTAKVAAELARLTGEPLRPAPDLAAQMQSMLDLQNLSNAIRALALELTRIANDMRLLASGPRTGLGEIILPAVQPGSSIMPGKVNPVMFEMLNQVCYQVQGQDHAIALMAQAGQLELNVMMPALGSALFDAMDWLTNAINAATALNLHGLTVDRERCKHFLHTSVALATLLNPSIGYEQAAKIAQESEKTGRPVRDIVAERGLMTGEDFDALVLKAAREGQP from the coding sequence ATGAATGATAGCAGTTTCCGCACCGAGAGAGACAGCCTGGGCGACCTGAGGGTTCCCGCCCACGCCTGGTATGGCGCCCAAACCACGCGTGCCGTGGCCAATTTCCCGATCAGCGGTCGCTGCCCTGATCGTGACTTTGTCCTCGCCCATGTGCGCGTCAAGCGCGCAGCGGCAGCGGCCAATCAGCAGTGCGGGCAACTGGAGGATGCATTGGCACAGGCCATCACAACCGCCTGCGATGACATTCTGGCAGGCAACCATCTCGATCAGTTTGTAGTGGACCGGTTTCAGGCCGGTGCTGGCACCAGCCACAACATGAACAGCAACGAGGTGATCGCCAACCTCGCCAATGCCACACTCGGCGCCGAATGCGGCACCTACCACCCGGTGCACCCCAACGATCACGTCAACATGGGGCAAAGCACCAACGACACCATACCGACCGCCATCCGTCTTGCGGTGCTCGCAAAATTGCCGCGCCTCGTCAAGGCCGTGCATGACATGGCGAGCGAATATGCACGCATCGGCGCACGCGAGGCCGATACCGTAAAAAGTGCCCGCACCCATTTACAGGATGCCGTACCCACCACCGTAGGCCGCGAATTTAACGCCTATGCCTGGACGCTGACACGCTGCGCAGAACGGTTACAGGAAGCACGCCCGCCCTTGTGCGACATCGGCCTCGGCGGCAGCGCGGCAGGCACCGGCCTCAACACCGCGCCGGGTTACACAGCAAAAGTCGCAGCCGAACTTGCGCGCCTGACCGGCGAACCGCTGCGTCCGGCGCCTGACCTCGCAGCGCAGATGCAATCCATGCTCGACCTGCAGAATCTCTCCAACGCCATCCGCGCGCTGGCACTCGAGCTCACCCGCATCGCCAACGACATGCGGCTGCTGGCCTCCGGCCCGCGCACCGGGCTGGGTGAAATTATCCTGCCTGCCGTGCAGCCGGGTTCCAGCATCATGCCGGGCAAGGTCAACCCGGTGATGTTCGAGATGTTGAATCAGGTGTGCTATCAGGTGCAGGGGCAAGATCACGCCATCGCACTCATGGCCCAGGCCGGGCAACTGGAACTGAATGTCATGATGCCTGCACTCGGTTCGGCGCTGTTTGATGCCATGGACTGGCTGACAAACGCCATTAACGCGGCAACGGCACTCAACCTGCACGGGCTTACAGTCGACCGCGAACGCTGCAAGCATTTTCTGCACACCAGCGTCGCGTTGGCCACACTGCTCAACCCCAGTATTGGCTACGAGCAGGCGGCGAAGATCGCACAGGAATCCGAAAAAACCGGCAGACCGGTACGCGACATCGTGGCAGAGCGCGGCCTCATGACGGGCGAAGATTTTGATGCGCTGGTTTTAAAAGCGGCGCGCGAGGGCCAACCCTGA
- a CDS encoding TlpA disulfide reductase family protein: MQISIYKLILILFAALWVSAVQAKGGDGQDFTLPDVNGVNHSLSDYRGKWVVVNYWATWCPPCLEEIPELVMFHDKHKNKDALVLGVSVEDIGVPALRRFMDERMMDYPVLLGGAAYESPLGPVRGLPVTFLIAPNGEIAATHLGRIDAAMIERFIASAPAHFRVKAGAPPAGKPVPR; encoded by the coding sequence GTGCAGATCAGTATTTACAAGCTTATTTTAATCCTTTTTGCCGCGCTGTGGGTATCCGCTGTGCAGGCCAAGGGCGGCGACGGCCAGGATTTTACCCTGCCGGATGTCAATGGCGTGAATCACAGCCTGTCGGACTACCGGGGTAAATGGGTGGTGGTGAACTACTGGGCTACCTGGTGCCCACCCTGTCTGGAGGAAATTCCTGAACTGGTGATGTTTCATGACAAGCACAAAAACAAGGATGCCCTGGTGTTGGGGGTATCTGTGGAAGACATCGGTGTGCCCGCCCTGCGCAGATTTATGGATGAACGCATGATGGATTACCCGGTGTTGCTGGGGGGGGCAGCCTACGAATCACCGCTGGGGCCGGTACGAGGTTTGCCGGTGACCTTTCTCATTGCCCCCAACGGCGAGATTGCCGCCACGCACCTGGGGCGAATAGACGCCGCCATGATCGAGCGCTTTATCGCTTCCGCGCCTGCACACTTCCGGGTCAAGGCCGGTGCGCCTCCTGCCGGAAAACCGGTGCCCAGATAG
- a CDS encoding acylphosphatase, which yields MTACRRYVVSGRVQGVGFRVGARTQARALGLAGWVRNRDDGAVELLACGEDSALEAMQVWLRSGPALAAVTAVEMTPAPLAEHESFAIC from the coding sequence ATGACGGCCTGCAGGCGCTATGTCGTGTCGGGTCGGGTGCAGGGCGTAGGTTTCCGGGTTGGCGCACGGACGCAGGCACGGGCACTCGGTTTGGCCGGCTGGGTGCGCAACCGTGACGACGGTGCAGTTGAGTTGCTGGCCTGTGGTGAAGACAGTGCGCTGGAGGCCATGCAGGTCTGGCTGCGCAGCGGGCCCGCACTGGCAGCAGTGACGGCGGTAGAGATGACACCGGCGCCGCTGGCAGAGCACGAAAGTTTTGCAATTTGCTGA
- the cysG gene encoding siroheme synthase CysG: MDFFPVFMKINARPCVVVGGGEVAARKTRQLLRAGGEVHVVAPALCQRLQEQVAQHAVVWRKGQFEPNDVAGCALVIAATDDMTVNKAVHAAAVQHNIPVNVVDNPALCSFIMPAVVDRSPVLIAVSSGGAAPLLARLLRARLETLIPAAYGRLATLAAKFRAAVKQQIGDAILRRRFWENILQGPVAEQVFAGQERAAEAALQAALEQASTDTARGEVYLVGAGPGDPDLLTFRALRLMQQADVVLYDRLIPDVILNLVRTDAERIYVGKRRSEHTLRQEMINQLLVQHARAGKRVLRLKGGDPFIFGRGGEEIATLAEEGIPFQVVPGITAASGCAAYAGIPLTHREYAQSCVFVTGQLKDGGMALNWAGLIQPQQTIVVYMGLAGVDILCRELIAHGLPAATPSALVEQGTTPRQRVLTGTLETLPGIISNTDVHAPTLIIVGDVVRLHDRLAWFNLGH, encoded by the coding sequence ATGGATTTTTTTCCGGTTTTCATGAAGATCAACGCCAGACCCTGCGTGGTGGTAGGGGGTGGTGAGGTGGCTGCGCGCAAGACGCGGCAGCTATTGCGCGCGGGTGGCGAAGTGCATGTAGTAGCGCCTGCGTTGTGTCAGCGGTTGCAGGAGCAGGTAGCGCAGCACGCTGTTGTCTGGCGCAAGGGTCAGTTCGAGCCGAATGATGTTGCAGGTTGCGCGCTGGTCATTGCCGCGACGGATGACATGACCGTGAATAAAGCCGTGCATGCCGCCGCCGTGCAACACAATATCCCGGTCAATGTGGTGGACAATCCCGCCCTGTGCAGCTTCATCATGCCTGCCGTGGTCGATCGCTCGCCGGTGCTGATTGCGGTGTCTTCCGGCGGGGCGGCGCCGCTGCTTGCGCGTCTGTTGCGCGCCCGGCTGGAAACACTGATCCCGGCAGCCTATGGACGGCTCGCTACACTGGCCGCGAAATTTCGTGCCGCAGTGAAACAGCAGATTGGCGATGCAATACTGCGTCGCCGTTTCTGGGAAAATATCCTGCAGGGCCCGGTGGCGGAGCAGGTCTTTGCCGGTCAGGAGCGGGCCGCTGAGGCGGCGCTACAGGCGGCACTGGAGCAGGCGAGTACTGATACGGCCCGTGGCGAAGTCTATCTGGTGGGTGCCGGGCCGGGCGACCCGGACCTGCTCACGTTCCGCGCCTTGCGGCTGATGCAGCAGGCGGATGTCGTGCTTTATGACCGCCTCATACCCGATGTCATTCTCAATCTGGTGCGCACCGATGCCGAACGCATCTACGTGGGCAAGCGTCGCAGCGAGCATACGCTGCGGCAGGAGATGATCAATCAGTTGCTGGTGCAGCATGCCAGGGCAGGCAAGCGTGTGCTGCGGTTGAAGGGCGGCGATCCGTTTATATTCGGGCGCGGCGGTGAAGAAATTGCCACGCTGGCGGAAGAGGGTATACCGTTTCAGGTCGTGCCGGGTATTACTGCGGCGTCGGGCTGTGCGGCCTATGCCGGCATTCCACTAACGCATCGGGAGTACGCGCAGTCGTGTGTATTTGTCACCGGGCAGTTGAAAGACGGCGGTATGGCCTTGAACTGGGCCGGGCTGATACAGCCACAGCAGACCATCGTCGTGTATATGGGGCTGGCGGGCGTCGATATATTATGTCGCGAACTGATAGCGCATGGGCTGCCTGCTGCGACGCCGAGTGCGCTGGTCGAGCAGGGCACCACGCCCCGGCAGCGTGTGCTGACTGGTACCCTCGAGACCTTGCCGGGCATTATCAGCAATACCGACGTGCACGCACCGACGCTGATTATCGTGGGCGATGTGGTGCGCTTGCACGACAGGCTGGCATGGTTCAACCTTGGGCACTGA
- a CDS encoding L,D-transpeptidase, producing MTDNAPVIEVSISEQRLRLREQNRITLDVAVSTAKNGAGEINGSECTPRGAHVVRAKIGAGCAVNTVFVSRRPTGEMYTPALRQHYPQRDWILTRILWLSGLEVGTNRRGNVDTMRRYIYIHGCPEEDAVGVPSSHGCVKMRNRDLIKLFERVPVGARVIIRE from the coding sequence ATGACCGATAACGCTCCCGTGATTGAAGTCAGCATCAGCGAACAGCGCCTGCGCCTGCGTGAGCAGAATCGCATCACGCTGGACGTTGCCGTGAGCACAGCCAAAAACGGCGCGGGTGAAATCAATGGCAGCGAGTGCACGCCGCGTGGTGCACACGTCGTTCGGGCAAAAATCGGCGCCGGCTGTGCAGTCAATACGGTCTTCGTAAGCCGCCGCCCGACCGGAGAAATGTATACGCCTGCGCTGCGCCAACACTACCCGCAGCGCGACTGGATACTGACACGTATCCTGTGGCTGAGTGGGCTGGAGGTTGGAACAAACCGGCGGGGCAATGTCGACACGATGCGCCGCTACATCTATATTCACGGTTGCCCTGAGGAAGACGCGGTGGGTGTGCCCAGTTCGCACGGCTGCGTGAAGATGCGCAACCGGGATCTGATCAAACTCTTTGAGCGTGTGCCTGTGGGCGCCCGCGTCATTATACGTGAGTGA